In the Leptospira bourretii genome, one interval contains:
- the cobT gene encoding nicotinate-nucleotide--dimethylbenzimidazole phosphoribosyltransferase — protein MSPFSLPSISPVTDVLRTSIRSKIDNKTKPLGSLGDLETLAMLLAEIQNTLSPELKNPKLILFAGDHGITEEPVSLYPKDVTWQMVLNFLSGGACANVFAKHSHIDVEVVDAGVDHDWEENTPKLIQRKIRKGTSNFLKQEAMSIEEAKETILSGIELLSEKQYESTNIFLFGEMGIGNTSAASLILSHLTEIPLRKLVGRGTGLNNSGKENKFKILTEAYQRTGKLKDPIEILSEFGGFEIGMMAGAMIGAAAQRKTFVVDGFISTAAFAIAYALNPTVKSYAIFSHLSEEEGHTVVLEHWKIKPLLRLNLRLGEGSGALAAYPLIELSVKFLNEMASFADAGVSNTDSK, from the coding sequence ATGTCACCATTTTCCCTACCTTCCATTTCTCCCGTAACTGATGTTTTGCGAACTTCCATCCGCAGTAAAATAGACAATAAAACCAAACCCTTGGGTTCCCTTGGTGATTTGGAAACCCTGGCCATGTTACTGGCAGAAATCCAAAATACATTATCCCCTGAGTTAAAAAATCCCAAACTCATTCTGTTTGCAGGTGACCACGGGATTACGGAAGAACCAGTTTCTTTGTATCCGAAAGATGTCACATGGCAGATGGTTCTAAATTTTTTATCAGGTGGAGCCTGCGCCAACGTCTTCGCCAAACACAGTCATATCGACGTGGAAGTAGTTGATGCAGGAGTGGACCACGATTGGGAAGAGAATACTCCAAAACTCATCCAAAGAAAGATTAGAAAAGGGACTTCCAATTTTTTAAAACAAGAAGCAATGTCGATTGAAGAAGCAAAAGAAACCATATTAAGCGGTATCGAACTTCTCTCTGAAAAACAATATGAATCCACCAATATATTTTTATTCGGTGAAATGGGGATTGGAAATACATCTGCAGCATCTCTAATCTTATCTCATCTAACAGAGATTCCACTCAGAAAACTTGTTGGAAGGGGAACGGGTCTCAATAATAGCGGAAAAGAAAATAAATTCAAAATCCTGACAGAAGCATACCAAAGAACAGGAAAACTAAAAGATCCTATCGAAATACTTTCTGAATTTGGCGGATTCGAAATCGGAATGATGGCTGGAGCAATGATTGGAGCCGCAGCACAAAGAAAAACTTTTGTAGTGGATGGATTCATTTCCACTGCGGCCTTTGCAATCGCCTATGCGCTCAATCCAACTGTAAAATCTTATGCGATTTTTTCACATTTGTCAGAAGAAGAAGGTCATACAGTTGTTTTAGAACATTGGAAAATAAAACCTCTCCTTCGACTCAACCTTCGTTTAGGAGAGGGAAGTGGTGCTTTGGCAGCATATCCACTAATTGAACTGAGTGTCAAATTTTTGAATGAAATGGCATCCTTTGCTGATGCTGGTGTAAGTAATACGGATTCTAAATAA